In the Chroococcidiopsis sp. SAG 2025 genome, one interval contains:
- a CDS encoding M48 family metalloprotease, which yields MKPAWTRLAIALNVALLVSGTPVMAIPPAPTENTSTQQQPAEPPTFELETTASRLTTIVEQRKKLIEADRLHQAGQHAEAEKLYREVKEPFTTPIEVKQRPEPIVDATQLSPAGKVYWREAEAGIAQNLQTRTLVPLRLLVEQYPQFIPGHLQLAAALNKQGHPNEAIDVLERATSLYPDRSELVKAKIEAFVAEKKWMEASIAARRFAILNPNQHSTAEFTQLADLHLDNYTRHLRRKLRGNAIANVITGVAGYALTGSLLGPLSALQTGSMLLRGESSIGKSIAKDAREQLPMVEDKIVIDYVNEIGQKLAKVTGRDDFQYEFYVVLDDNLNAFALPGGKVFVNAGAIAKTESEAELAGLLAHELSHAVLSHGFQLAAEGNLLANVTQYIPYGGTVTNLFAMRYSRDMERQADALGTRLIAASGYAADGLRDLLVTLKEQDKRGEPPAWLSSHPPTGDRIRYVEELIQRNGYNRYTYEGVARHAEMKARVEKILIQKELITKKKHHR from the coding sequence ATGAAACCCGCCTGGACTCGACTGGCGATCGCTTTAAATGTAGCTTTGCTTGTCTCTGGAACGCCAGTTATGGCGATACCCCCTGCGCCAACAGAAAATACATCCACCCAACAACAACCAGCAGAACCACCCACATTTGAACTAGAAACCACTGCTTCCCGCCTCACAACAATTGTCGAGCAGAGAAAAAAACTAATTGAAGCGGATCGCCTGCATCAAGCCGGACAGCACGCAGAAGCAGAAAAACTCTATCGAGAAGTCAAAGAGCCTTTTACTACCCCTATAGAAGTTAAACAGCGTCCAGAACCGATTGTTGATGCAACTCAGCTATCGCCAGCAGGTAAGGTTTATTGGCGGGAAGCAGAAGCTGGTATCGCTCAAAATCTGCAAACGAGAACTTTGGTTCCCTTGCGATTGTTGGTAGAACAATATCCCCAATTCATCCCCGGACATCTGCAATTGGCAGCAGCACTCAACAAACAAGGTCATCCCAATGAAGCGATCGATGTTTTGGAACGAGCAACATCTCTTTATCCCGATCGATCGGAGTTAGTAAAAGCCAAAATAGAAGCTTTTGTTGCTGAAAAAAAATGGATGGAAGCCTCGATCGCCGCGCGAAGATTTGCAATTCTCAATCCCAACCAACATAGCACCGCAGAATTTACTCAACTAGCTGACCTGCATTTAGACAACTATACGCGACATCTGCGCCGCAAGTTGCGAGGAAATGCGATCGCCAATGTGATTACTGGGGTAGCAGGATATGCCCTTACAGGTAGTCTGTTGGGTCCGCTATCGGCGTTGCAAACAGGCTCGATGTTATTACGAGGGGAATCATCCATCGGTAAATCGATTGCCAAAGATGCGCGAGAACAATTGCCAATGGTAGAAGACAAAATAGTCATTGATTACGTCAATGAAATTGGACAAAAACTAGCTAAAGTTACAGGTCGCGACGATTTTCAATATGAGTTTTACGTCGTTTTAGACGATAATTTAAATGCTTTTGCCTTACCAGGTGGAAAGGTATTTGTGAATGCAGGTGCGATCGCCAAAACTGAATCTGAGGCAGAGTTGGCTGGATTACTGGCACACGAATTATCTCACGCCGTCCTTTCCCACGGGTTTCAGTTGGCAGCTGAAGGCAATTTACTGGCGAATGTGACTCAATATATTCCCTATGGTGGGACTGTGACAAACCTTTTTGCCATGAGATACAGTCGCGATATGGAACGCCAAGCAGATGCTTTAGGGACGAGATTAATTGCAGCTAGCGGCTATGCAGCTGATGGTTTACGCGATCTGTTAGTGACGCTTAAAGAACAAGACAAAAGGGGAGAACCGCCAGCATGGTTATCTTCTCACCCCCCAACAGGCGATCGCATTCGCTATGTCGAAGAACTGATTCAACGCAATGGCTACAACCGCTATACATACGAGGGAGTAGCGCGTCATGCCGAAATGAAAGCAAGGGTGGAAAAAATTTTAATTCAGAAGGAACTGATAACCAAGAAAAAGCATCATCGATAA
- a CDS encoding COP23 domain-containing protein: protein MSAKTFKFQLLRGLSLSMGLALLLAHETAMAFPRQGMIIAQDNSRSSDRNSRSTNRDRDIVVDTEGDTAPTSRRNPGSSDPVTRATRFSCQTVNGEYTVVYQPESQPGEFFQWARPSALGGGWNPQRRCNEIARRLESYRPDGLLEMTTGVENSYNTVCVTTERDSSCRIVFTVPPGQDPISTRDRVFENLTVADSGQQTDAVSTYQGRQSEISDLINMGREVLAGKKRTNTKNINLKPFLDAKDGGTGAELDDAVQVKQNSSDSRLNPGNFR, encoded by the coding sequence ATGTCTGCAAAAACTTTTAAGTTTCAATTGTTAAGAGGTTTGAGTTTATCAATGGGGTTAGCCTTGCTGTTAGCACATGAAACTGCAATGGCTTTTCCCCGCCAAGGGATGATAATAGCTCAAGATAATTCTCGTTCTAGCGATCGCAATAGTCGCTCGACCAACCGCGATCGAGATATTGTCGTAGATACAGAAGGCGATACCGCGCCTACTTCCCGCCGCAATCCTGGCAGTTCAGATCCTGTTACTAGAGCAACGCGATTTAGCTGTCAGACCGTAAATGGCGAGTACACTGTAGTTTACCAGCCAGAAAGCCAACCAGGAGAGTTTTTTCAGTGGGCAAGACCATCAGCTTTGGGTGGTGGTTGGAATCCTCAAAGACGTTGTAACGAAATTGCTCGTCGTTTAGAATCTTACCGTCCCGATGGTTTATTAGAAATGACCACAGGGGTAGAAAATAGTTACAACACTGTTTGCGTCACGACAGAAAGAGACTCGTCGTGTCGGATTGTGTTTACCGTACCACCAGGACAAGACCCCATATCAACTCGCGATCGCGTCTTTGAAAACCTCACCGTAGCTGATAGCGGACAGCAAACTGATGCAGTCAGTACTTATCAGGGAAGACAGAGCGAAATTAGCGATCTCATCAACATGGGTCGTGAAGTTTTGGCTGGAAAAAAACGCACTAATACCAAGAATATTAACCTCAAACCCTTCTTAGATGCAAAGGATGGTGGCACTGGAGCAGAACTTGACGATGCCGTACAAGTCAAGCAAAATAGCTCTGATTCGCGGTTAAATCCTGGAAATTTTCGTTAG
- a CDS encoding class I SAM-dependent methyltransferase yields MQLKTRISSFLRITCGLCLIVFCLGFNVSSVAADVETQSNLINPKVYEYRSPSADGIGKFYLGREIAKVMGHTGSLWLERPSREREEQPTKAIAALDLKPTDVVADIGAGTGYFSFRLAKAVPQGKVFAVDVQPEMLDIIEFLKQENKITNVEPILGAIANPKLPAKSIDLALMVDAYHEFSHPNEMMKELVKALKPDGRVVLVEYRRENPFIPIKTLHKMTQKQARKEMQAIGLQWQTTKDVLPSQHIMIFTKSNVIG; encoded by the coding sequence ATGCAATTGAAGACACGTATTTCATCATTTTTACGCATCACTTGCGGACTGTGCTTAATTGTCTTTTGTCTAGGATTTAATGTTAGTAGCGTCGCCGCAGATGTAGAAACACAATCTAACCTAATAAATCCAAAAGTTTATGAATATCGTTCTCCTAGTGCGGATGGCATAGGTAAGTTTTACTTGGGTAGGGAAATTGCTAAAGTGATGGGACATACAGGAAGTTTATGGCTAGAACGTCCAAGTCGAGAACGGGAAGAACAACCAACAAAAGCGATCGCAGCTCTCGATTTAAAACCTACTGATGTAGTGGCAGATATTGGTGCTGGTACGGGATATTTTAGCTTTCGGCTAGCGAAAGCAGTACCTCAAGGTAAAGTATTTGCTGTTGACGTTCAACCAGAAATGTTAGACATAATTGAGTTTCTCAAACAAGAAAATAAAATCACCAATGTAGAACCTATTTTAGGTGCGATCGCCAATCCTAAATTACCTGCAAAGAGCATCGATCTAGCTTTAATGGTAGATGCTTATCATGAATTTTCTCATCCTAATGAAATGATGAAAGAATTAGTAAAAGCGCTCAAGCCAGATGGCAGGGTGGTACTAGTTGAATATCGACGAGAAAATCCTTTTATTCCAATCAAAACCTTACATAAAATGACCCAAAAACAAGCCCGCAAAGAGATGCAAGCGATCGGTTTGCAATGGCAGACAACAAAAGATGTTTTGCCATCACAACATATTATGATATTTACAAAAAGCAATGTTATTGGTTGA
- a CDS encoding pentapeptide repeat-containing protein, with amino-acid sequence MTEKQPSSVQPSAVTLQSIAQDILTLLDRKALLELRAKIDSLLGLPVELSMTKPTPHPSEGAIAESPPEHLAWLQKGVVTWNDWREQNRELVPDLQGANLSGFNLAFVNFAGVNLEYANLSGADMRGAFLKEANMKGANLYMADLIGVNCQQACLEAANLQGADIYKANFSHANLQEANLIQASIRRATLVGANLHRAKLKQADLLQANLVQTNLSQADLQKANMEGTNLIEANLEEANLLGANLNRANLCRARLYKANILHAKINGVTLKGAVMPDGTVHGGGAAVISDQ; translated from the coding sequence ATGACTGAAAAGCAGCCTAGTTCCGTACAGCCCTCTGCTGTAACGCTGCAATCCATTGCCCAAGATATCTTAACTTTATTAGATCGTAAAGCACTACTGGAGCTACGGGCAAAGATTGACAGTTTATTGGGGCTGCCAGTTGAACTATCCATGACCAAGCCAACGCCGCACCCCTCAGAAGGTGCGATCGCAGAGTCTCCACCAGAGCATTTAGCATGGCTGCAAAAAGGAGTTGTAACCTGGAACGATTGGCGCGAACAAAATCGAGAACTCGTTCCAGATTTACAAGGTGCAAATTTAAGTGGATTCAATCTCGCTTTTGTCAATTTTGCTGGCGTAAACTTGGAATATGCCAACCTTAGTGGCGCTGATATGAGAGGAGCATTTCTCAAAGAAGCAAACATGAAGGGGGCAAATCTCTACATGGCAGACCTCATAGGAGTAAACTGTCAGCAAGCTTGTTTAGAAGCAGCTAACCTCCAGGGAGCCGACATTTACAAAGCTAATTTTAGTCATGCAAACCTACAAGAGGCAAACCTGATTCAAGCTAGCATTCGACGCGCTACATTAGTTGGGGCAAACTTGCATCGAGCCAAACTCAAACAGGCAGACTTATTGCAAGCAAACTTAGTTCAAACGAACTTGAGTCAAGCTGACTTGCAAAAGGCAAACATGGAAGGGACAAATTTAATTGAAGCCAATCTTGAAGAAGCGAATTTGCTAGGTGCTAACCTCAACCGTGCTAATCTTTGCCGAGCGAGGCTATACAAAGCCAACATACTCCACGCCAAAATTAATGGTGTCACCCTCAAAGGTGCAGTGATGCCGGATGGTACAGTTCATGGTGGCGGGGCAGCAGTTATCAGTGACCAGTGA
- a CDS encoding amylo-alpha-1,6-glucosidase has protein sequence MGNLDTREWLLTNGLGSFACGTVVNARTRIYHGWLIAALTPPSQRTLLLSHLDASLEVAAQVFALSTNFWGGGTVEPTGYELLQSFAIEPVPTWVWGADRWQLSRQLIMPGEGAGSASVLGAGGRELRELGERTEQLPITNYQSFNHRILIQYQYQGRETAILRLRPVIADRKFHDSQREDEDLQFSQLVAESSVCLQAIKSGLVGTLWHLHWTQGEYQPNGVWYWNYLLPEETKRGLSDREDLYSPGYFTINLKPGTTVTLEAKVGLPESPLTDDDFEKAIESQNSKFKIQNSKFKIQNFPTPVETDFERGSIASSVDLSLNPPLRLPTSDSRLPQLLLKAGEQFIVYRQSIAGATIIAGYPWLEDFSRDALIALPGLTLSTGRYGLAKELLGTFGKYCCCGLMPNCLSDGDREPIYHNVDVSLWWIETLGLYLEASQDWDFLATQYPIVQQIYKAFMTGTKYKIQVDAADELVIWDAADAALTWMDVKIDGQPVTPRQGKPIEVNALWYSALCWASLWAERLSRTPGENVERLSNQARRYTQQAHKVKTSLQKFWNPTLGYLYDAIALDDLPNNQIRPNAVLALSLRHCAFSKTQGQRILQLATRSLLTPYGLRSLAPNDPEYIGNYAGAPHQRDRAAHQGTVWSWLIGAYVRAWQRFYPTQPLPIDWQPMLVHLQHQACLGSISELFDGDLPHTPRGAIAKAGAVAELMRLL, from the coding sequence ATGGGCAATCTAGATACAAGAGAATGGCTGTTGACAAATGGGTTGGGTAGTTTTGCCTGCGGTACGGTAGTGAATGCTCGGACTCGAATTTATCACGGCTGGTTGATTGCTGCCCTCACTCCTCCTAGTCAGCGTACCCTTTTACTGTCCCATCTAGATGCCAGTTTAGAAGTTGCTGCTCAAGTCTTTGCCCTATCGACAAATTTTTGGGGTGGTGGCACAGTCGAACCAACTGGCTACGAGCTACTACAAAGTTTTGCGATCGAACCAGTACCAACCTGGGTATGGGGTGCAGATCGCTGGCAATTGTCGAGGCAATTGATAATGCCAGGTGAGGGAGCAGGGAGCGCTTCGGTGCTGGGAGCAGGGGGAAGAGAGCTGAGGGAGCTGGGGGAGAGAACAGAGCAATTACCAATTACCAATTACCAATCGTTTAACCACCGAATCTTAATTCAGTACCAATATCAGGGACGAGAGACAGCTATTTTGCGATTGCGTCCGGTAATTGCCGATCGCAAGTTTCACGACTCACAACGGGAGGATGAAGATCTACAATTTTCTCAATTAGTTGCCGAGAGTTCTGTTTGTCTGCAAGCCATAAAATCGGGACTTGTAGGCACGTTATGGCACTTACATTGGACGCAGGGGGAGTATCAACCAAATGGCGTATGGTACTGGAATTATTTACTACCAGAAGAGACAAAACGGGGACTGAGCGATCGCGAAGATCTGTACAGTCCTGGCTATTTCACAATCAATCTCAAACCAGGCACAACCGTCACCCTAGAAGCAAAAGTAGGACTGCCAGAATCTCCTTTAACCGATGATGATTTTGAAAAAGCGATAGAAAGTCAAAATTCAAAATTCAAAATTCAAAATTCAAAATTCAAAATTCAAAATTTCCCGACTCCCGTAGAGACGGATTTTGAGCGAGGATCTATCGCCTCATCCGTCGATCTTTCGCTAAACCCGCCCCTACGACTCCCAACTTCCGACTCCCGACTCCCGCAATTACTTCTCAAAGCCGGAGAACAATTTATTGTCTATCGTCAGTCAATAGCTGGAGCAACGATAATTGCTGGTTATCCTTGGCTGGAGGACTTCAGTAGAGATGCATTAATTGCTTTGCCAGGATTAACACTCTCGACGGGACGGTATGGCTTAGCAAAAGAGTTGTTGGGAACGTTTGGTAAATATTGCTGTTGCGGTTTAATGCCAAATTGTTTGTCAGATGGCGATCGCGAACCTATATATCACAATGTTGATGTTTCGCTGTGGTGGATTGAAACTTTGGGTCTTTATCTAGAGGCTAGTCAGGACTGGGATTTTTTGGCAACTCAATATCCGATCGTGCAGCAAATATATAAAGCCTTTATGACTGGCACGAAATACAAAATTCAAGTTGATGCGGCTGACGAGTTGGTAATTTGGGATGCGGCTGATGCGGCGCTGACTTGGATGGATGTAAAAATTGACGGTCAGCCGGTCACGCCGCGTCAGGGTAAACCGATAGAAGTCAATGCTCTGTGGTACTCTGCTTTGTGTTGGGCAAGTCTTTGGGCAGAACGGCTCAGCCGTACTCCTGGGGAGAATGTGGAGCGTTTGAGCAACCAGGCACGACGATATACCCAGCAAGCACACAAGGTCAAAACCTCGCTACAAAAGTTTTGGAATCCTACCCTTGGTTATCTGTACGATGCGATCGCTCTCGACGATCTCCCCAACAATCAAATCCGTCCTAATGCCGTTTTAGCTCTATCTTTACGTCACTGTGCTTTTAGCAAAACTCAAGGACAGAGAATACTGCAACTAGCAACCCGCAGCCTACTAACTCCCTATGGCTTGCGTAGTCTTGCTCCTAACGATCCTGAATACATTGGCAACTATGCCGGAGCGCCGCATCAACGCGATCGCGCGGCTCATCAAGGCACAGTTTGGAGCTGGTTAATTGGTGCTTACGTGCGTGCTTGGCAGCGTTTTTATCCCACGCAACCGCTACCGATTGACTGGCAACCAATGCTAGTTCACTTACAACACCAAGCTTGCCTCGGCTCTATTTCCGAACTTTTCGACGGCGATCTACCACACACTCCCCGAGGGGCGATCGCCAAAGCTGGCGCTGTTGCCGAACTGATGAGACTGTTATGA
- a CDS encoding peroxiredoxin encodes MPLSYASEGCLRVGQPAPDFTATAVVDQEFKTIKLSDYRGKYVVLFFYPLDFTFVCPTEITAFSDRFEEFKAVNTEVLGVSVDSEFSHLAWIQTDRKSGGVGDLNYPLVSDIKKDISAAYNVLDPEAGVALRGLFLIDKEGVIQHATINNLSFGRSVEETLRTLKAIQYVQSHPDEVCPAGWQPGDKTMTPDPTKSKVYFASV; translated from the coding sequence ATGCCACTAAGTTACGCAAGTGAAGGATGCCTCCGTGTTGGACAACCTGCTCCAGACTTCACTGCCACAGCAGTAGTAGATCAGGAATTTAAGACTATCAAACTATCTGACTATCGTGGCAAGTATGTCGTACTATTTTTCTACCCTCTAGACTTTACATTCGTTTGTCCCACTGAGATTACTGCCTTCAGCGATCGCTTCGAGGAATTCAAGGCAGTTAATACCGAAGTCCTCGGCGTTTCTGTAGATAGCGAATTCTCCCACTTAGCGTGGATTCAAACAGATCGCAAGTCAGGTGGCGTTGGCGACCTCAACTATCCTCTTGTTTCTGACATCAAGAAAGATATTAGTGCTGCTTACAATGTCTTAGATCCAGAAGCAGGTGTTGCCCTTCGCGGTCTGTTTCTAATTGACAAAGAGGGAGTTATCCAACACGCTACAATTAACAACCTTTCCTTCGGTCGTAGTGTTGAAGAAACTCTACGGACGTTGAAAGCAATTCAGTACGTTCAAAGCCATCCAGATGAAGTTTGCCCGGCTGGTTGGCAGCCTGGGGATAAAACCATGACTCCTGACCCCACAAAATCCAAAGTTTACTTCGCTTCCGTGTAG
- a CDS encoding caspase domain-containing protein: MKTSSLSFQSLPLSLAPKMCPLSVSTSRSTHALETGEAKLWSLLVGVNQYQDARLPSLSYSASDCQGLTEALAEATQGFPRKEPIAHHDFATHPPTLEAVRQSLEQIVAVAQPQDTILLYFSGHGVLDRETGQVVLCLADTSKDNLLQTGLKLPDVLELLQKSQVHRQMLWLDACHSGDLTLRGAKGEVTVEQPELNPAQQLMEVLRQRATQSRGFYALLSCDRKQRSWEFPELKHGLFTYYLMQGLRGEAADAQGVIDADGLYKYVYHQTIQYIDRLNHQLRLMNQQKRSRGELDLHPEYPLQTPKRIVEGVGELVLGLKVDERIPQPVKHSRRALVCDGFADSNAVYAFSRALQTAGNFALEYFPQSGKAWTDARYAIQGCLRSPVSSQEPETVLLYLRGRMEAIADGEAWLVMGDSLRLSRSWLQQELRRSATARQIIILDFLGTERSPATLQEWIEELQLSGGKQCIIAAAPFERAPEQFTHALLETLAAKEPSSPLSVTAWMEELQQKLERVGMPLHLWLSETASEIEIFPPTTLTATKFIPSPPKPPQIEKHAVSHSTPKVQPPAAAASPPPPAPAPATLSPAKEYFSQQYAQLEKILRELVGPIAPTLLSQVATPNSQPHNWVENLLPILSPQQQNQLRQQSISLLQQIPGSQPQTRSSSCAASWQHETLSENFIHQCEQALSMAIGPIATFLIQNTIKSQPQISRSELIEILATAIHDPLQAAAFRRQLL; encoded by the coding sequence GTGAAAACTTCTTCCCTCAGTTTCCAGTCCCTACCCCTTAGCTTAGCTCCAAAGATGTGTCCATTAAGTGTCAGTACTAGCCGCTCTACTCATGCCTTGGAAACAGGGGAAGCCAAGCTGTGGAGTTTGCTGGTGGGAGTGAATCAATATCAAGACGCTCGGCTACCGTCGCTGAGTTATTCTGCCTCTGATTGCCAAGGATTGACAGAAGCGCTGGCAGAAGCAACTCAAGGATTTCCACGCAAGGAACCGATCGCGCATCACGATTTCGCTACTCATCCACCCACACTAGAGGCAGTGCGGCAAAGTTTAGAACAAATTGTCGCAGTGGCTCAACCTCAAGATACAATTTTGCTTTACTTTTCCGGTCATGGAGTTTTAGATCGGGAGACGGGGCAAGTCGTTTTATGTTTGGCAGATACATCGAAAGATAACTTACTGCAAACAGGTTTGAAGTTGCCAGATGTATTAGAGCTATTGCAAAAGAGTCAAGTTCATCGCCAAATGCTATGGCTCGATGCTTGTCATAGTGGGGATCTCACTTTACGGGGAGCTAAAGGTGAAGTGACGGTAGAACAACCAGAACTGAACCCAGCACAGCAATTGATGGAGGTATTGAGGCAACGAGCAACTCAAAGCCGGGGTTTTTATGCCTTATTGTCCTGCGATCGCAAGCAAAGGTCTTGGGAATTTCCCGAACTGAAGCATGGGTTATTTACTTACTACCTAATGCAAGGATTAAGGGGGGAAGCCGCCGACGCTCAAGGTGTAATTGATGCGGATGGGCTGTATAAATACGTTTATCACCAAACTATCCAATATATCGATCGGTTAAATCACCAACTGCGGCTGATGAATCAGCAAAAGCGCAGCCGAGGAGAATTAGATTTACATCCAGAATACCCTTTACAAACCCCGAAGCGAATTGTGGAAGGGGTAGGAGAACTCGTTTTAGGGTTAAAGGTAGACGAACGCATCCCACAACCAGTCAAACACAGCCGCCGCGCTCTTGTATGCGATGGTTTTGCTGATAGTAATGCCGTTTATGCTTTCAGTCGAGCTTTACAAACAGCCGGAAATTTTGCCCTAGAATATTTTCCCCAGTCAGGTAAAGCCTGGACGGATGCCAGATATGCCATTCAAGGCTGCTTGCGATCGCCCGTTTCCTCCCAAGAACCAGAAACAGTTTTGTTATACTTGCGCGGTAGAATGGAGGCGATCGCGGATGGGGAAGCTTGGCTAGTTATGGGTGACAGCCTGCGACTAAGTCGTTCTTGGTTGCAGCAAGAGTTACGCCGTAGTGCGACAGCACGACAAATTATTATTCTCGATTTTCTGGGTACAGAGCGATCGCCAGCAACACTGCAAGAGTGGATCGAAGAATTACAGCTCAGTGGTGGAAAACAGTGTATTATTGCTGCTGCACCCTTCGAGCGCGCGCCAGAGCAATTTACTCATGCTTTGCTAGAAACATTGGCAGCAAAGGAACCATCCTCACCTTTGTCAGTAACAGCATGGATGGAAGAATTACAGCAAAAGTTAGAACGGGTGGGAATGCCATTGCACCTGTGGCTGTCAGAAACCGCTAGTGAGATAGAAATTTTCCCTCCAACGACGTTGACAGCAACAAAATTCATTCCATCGCCACCAAAACCGCCACAGATTGAAAAGCATGCTGTCAGCCACTCTACGCCCAAAGTGCAGCCACCAGCAGCCGCCGCCAGTCCTCCACCTCCAGCACCCGCACCAGCAACACTATCACCGGCGAAAGAATATTTTTCACAGCAATACGCTCAGTTAGAAAAAATTTTGCGGGAACTGGTAGGACCAATTGCTCCTACCTTACTATCTCAGGTTGCAACTCCAAATTCTCAACCGCATAACTGGGTAGAAAATTTGCTGCCAATATTATCACCGCAGCAACAAAATCAATTGCGTCAACAATCGATCTCCTTATTACAACAAATCCCAGGATCGCAACCGCAAACGCGATCGTCATCTTGTGCTGCAAGTTGGCAACACGAAACTTTATCAGAAAATTTTATCCATCAATGCGAGCAAGCTTTATCTATGGCGATCGGTCCCATTGCGACTTTCTTAATCCAAAATACAATTAAATCACAACCACAAATTTCGCGATCGGAATTAATAGAAATATTAGCTACCGCGATTCACGATCCTCTGCAAGCAGCAGCCTTTCGCCGTCAATTGTTGTAG
- a CDS encoding pyridoxine 5'-phosphate synthase, translating to MPTLGVNIDHIATIRQARRTVEPDPVAAAVLAELAGADGITVHLREDRRHIQERDVRILRQTVRTHLNLEMAATAEMVAIALDVKPDYVTLVPERREEVTTEGGLDIAGQLNRMSEVVDKLQTANIPVSLFIDAEDAQIQASVKTKANFIELHTGRYAEAKSAASRQAELTVLAKGCEQAIASGLRVNAGHGLTYWNVYPIACIPDMEELNIGHTIISRAALVGMERAVREMKQAIRGGGSREQGAGEES from the coding sequence ATGCCTACACTGGGAGTAAATATCGATCATATTGCTACGATTCGACAAGCTCGACGCACGGTAGAGCCAGATCCCGTGGCAGCAGCAGTGCTAGCAGAATTAGCCGGAGCTGACGGGATTACAGTTCACCTGCGCGAAGATCGGCGACACATTCAAGAAAGGGATGTGAGAATATTGCGGCAGACAGTCCGCACGCACCTGAATTTGGAAATGGCAGCGACAGCAGAAATGGTGGCGATCGCTCTAGATGTAAAGCCAGATTATGTCACCCTAGTTCCCGAACGGCGAGAAGAGGTGACAACTGAAGGGGGATTAGATATAGCAGGACAACTGAATCGCATGAGCGAGGTAGTAGACAAGCTACAAACGGCAAATATTCCCGTAAGTTTGTTTATTGATGCCGAGGACGCACAAATTCAAGCTTCTGTCAAGACTAAAGCCAACTTTATCGAACTGCATACGGGACGCTATGCTGAGGCAAAATCAGCAGCCAGCCGCCAAGCAGAATTGACAGTGTTAGCCAAAGGCTGCGAACAAGCGATCGCCTCTGGATTGCGAGTTAACGCCGGACACGGTTTAACCTATTGGAATGTTTACCCAATTGCCTGTATTCCTGACATGGAAGAACTCAACATCGGTCATACAATTATTAGTCGAGCGGCTTTAGTTGGTATGGAACGAGCCGTGCGCGAGATGAAACAGGCTATTAGGGGAGGAGGGAGCAGGGAGCAGGGAGCAGGGGAAGAAAGCTGA
- a CDS encoding MgPME-cyclase complex family protein produces MKTYYYVLASQHFLIEEEPLEEVLKERTRDYLEKQKEIDFWLVKQPAFLEAPEMREVKTKCPQPAAAIISTNSQFITWLKLRLEFVITGQFQAPSDTIPDPIASLTTV; encoded by the coding sequence ATGAAAACCTACTACTACGTTTTAGCCAGTCAGCATTTTTTAATTGAAGAAGAACCTTTAGAAGAAGTGTTGAAAGAACGCACTCGCGACTATTTAGAAAAACAAAAAGAAATTGATTTTTGGTTAGTGAAACAACCTGCCTTTTTAGAAGCACCAGAAATGCGGGAAGTTAAAACCAAATGTCCACAGCCAGCAGCAGCAATTATTTCTACTAATTCTCAGTTTATTACTTGGCTAAAACTGCGATTAGAGTTTGTCATCACCGGGCAATTTCAAGCTCCCTCTGATACTATTCCCGATCCTATAGCTTCATTGACAACGGTGTAA
- a CDS encoding divergent PAP2 family protein, translating into MQDIGDILNNSVLLVAVIACLIAQAAKLAVELLKNHKLDFRVLLTTGGMPSAHSALVTALATGVGQTAGWDSPEFAIATIFAIIVMYDAAGVRQAAGKQARILNQMMDELFSEHPELNEDRLKELLGHTPFQVIVGSMLGVCIAWFVNTLLFTPTYPVLAAGG; encoded by the coding sequence ATGCAGGACATTGGCGACATTCTCAATAACAGCGTGCTGCTAGTTGCTGTCATAGCTTGTCTAATTGCTCAAGCAGCAAAACTGGCAGTCGAACTACTGAAAAATCACAAATTGGATTTTCGCGTTTTGTTAACTACTGGCGGTATGCCTAGCGCCCATTCTGCATTGGTCACAGCCTTAGCTACGGGGGTCGGTCAAACAGCAGGTTGGGACAGTCCAGAATTTGCGATCGCGACTATTTTTGCCATCATTGTTATGTACGACGCTGCTGGCGTGCGTCAAGCCGCAGGCAAACAAGCCCGCATTCTCAATCAAATGATGGACGAGTTATTCAGCGAACACCCCGAACTGAATGAAGACCGCTTAAAAGAATTATTGGGACATACGCCTTTCCAAGTCATTGTTGGTTCTATGTTGGGCGTATGCATTGCTTGGTTTGTCAATACTTTGTTATTCACACCTACCTACCCAGTACTAGCGGCGGGAGGCTAA